In Clostridiales bacterium, a single window of DNA contains:
- a CDS encoding cell division protein FtsL, translating to MIVVKKADNSFEYPVYGNNAYKYKRYDPEEKKQRKINKNSAGQLKRKLKSLFVVILLFAAGMLIVGRYAMILSLNNECNELKSELDSKQKINEELSIELMEHSDITQIEKYATSKLNMIRPDGSNIVHIQIADAGKNAKDNKTSNSTKGVSFLERFIGMFN from the coding sequence TTGATAGTAGTTAAAAAAGCGGATAACAGTTTTGAATATCCCGTATACGGGAATAATGCTTATAAATATAAAAGGTATGATCCAGAAGAGAAAAAGCAAAGGAAAATAAACAAAAATAGTGCCGGTCAATTGAAAAGGAAACTGAAATCACTATTTGTTGTTATTTTGTTATTTGCCGCAGGAATGCTCATAGTTGGAAGATATGCGATGATTTTAAGCTTGAATAATGAATGCAACGAATTGAAATCCGAGTTGGATTCCAAGCAGAAAATCAATGAAGAATTATCGATAGAATTGATGGAGCATTCTGATATAACACAAATAGAAAAATATGCGACTTCAAAACTCAATATGATTCGCCCCGATGGTTCAAATATCGTACATATACAAATTGCTGATGCGGGTAAGAATGCCAAGGATAATAAAACTAGCAACTCAACTAAAGGGGTGAGCTTTCTTGAAAGGTTTATCGGTATGTTCAATTAG
- the spoVE gene encoding stage V sporulation protein E produces MITVLILLCIGLVMVFSASSVADFTYQHDAYFTLKRQLAWAGIGFIGMIFTMNYDYHKLKRFAKPLLLLSIILLIIVLFMPEKNHARRWIGMGGDSLGFQPSEIAKFSVILYLAGSMSKKKGKIKSFTYGILPYIIVGGIVFGLILIEPNLSVAGSVLIVVFLMLIVAGARGSHLAMLALAGGAAAVLFTVTEPYRLKRLTAFLDPWKDPMDTGYQAIQSLFALGSGGLTGAGLGKSHQKFFYIPEPQNDFIFSIIGEELGFLGTTAVIILFLVLTWRGIKIALNAVDTFGCLLAAGIISLIAVQAIINIAVATSSMPITGIPLPFISAGGSSLIFMMAAVGVLLNISRYGRSNKI; encoded by the coding sequence ATGATAACGGTTTTGATACTGCTGTGCATAGGACTTGTTATGGTATTCAGCGCAAGTTCCGTTGCCGATTTTACTTATCAGCATGATGCCTATTTTACTTTGAAAAGGCAGCTTGCATGGGCGGGAATAGGCTTTATAGGAATGATTTTCACGATGAACTATGATTATCATAAGCTCAAGAGATTTGCTAAACCCCTTCTTTTGTTATCCATAATATTGTTGATCATAGTATTGTTTATGCCGGAAAAAAACCATGCACGCAGGTGGATAGGCATGGGAGGAGATTCTCTGGGTTTCCAGCCTTCCGAAATTGCCAAGTTTTCCGTCATATTATATTTAGCCGGCAGTATGAGTAAAAAAAAAGGCAAAATAAAATCTTTCACATATGGTATTCTTCCGTATATCATAGTCGGGGGAATAGTATTTGGACTCATACTTATAGAGCCCAACCTGAGCGTTGCGGGCTCAGTACTTATTGTGGTGTTTTTAATGCTGATAGTGGCAGGCGCGAGGGGATCCCATTTAGCTATGCTTGCTCTTGCAGGAGGCGCTGCTGCTGTCTTGTTCACGGTAACTGAACCATATAGGCTCAAAAGGCTCACTGCTTTTCTGGATCCATGGAAAGATCCGATGGATACGGGATACCAGGCGATACAATCTTTATTTGCTCTTGGCTCCGGGGGCTTGACAGGTGCAGGGCTTGGAAAATCGCATCAGAAATTTTTCTATATACCCGAGCCGCAAAACGATTTTATATTTTCAATAATCGGAGAGGAATTGGGCTTTTTAGGGACGACGGCTGTCATAATTTTATTCTTGGTATTGACATGGAGGGGCATAAAGATTGCCCTGAATGCAGTCGATACGTTCGGATGCCTTTTAGCTGCGGGCATAATATCGTTGATTGCAGTACAGGCGATAATTAATATAGCGGTTGCCACATCTTCGATGCCTATAACAGGGATACCTCTTCCGTTTATAAGTGCCGGAGGTTCATCTCTGATATTTATGATGGCTGCGGTAGGCGTTTTGCTTAACATATCGAGATATGGAAGGTCTAATAAGATATAA
- a CDS encoding stage V sporulation protein D — protein sequence MGGINNSNINLTVRKRLVLLFIIIFFIMFALIVRLGWIQLVRGRELYNLANEQWTNDVKIDAKRGKILDRNGAELAVSASCERVDVFMKDVLNAEKENKDIKQQIASKLSEILGDKEEDLLKLLNKKLSNGNPINSVTIKRRIDDSQAKKIRELDLPGIVISDDSKRYYPNGNLLSQVLGFTNIDGDGQEGVELKYDKELKGTPGRIIMEADLYRRQLPYNISKYIDPIDGKDIQLTIDESVQLYVEKAIEDALVVNKAKAVTAIVMDPSTGDILAMASKPDFNPNDPRNMGNLTDFKEVQKLWNNRAVTFTYEPGSIFKVVTATAALSEGKVSDNDRFVCNGSKTVAGTTMHCWKYGGHGVQTFAQIIQNSCNVGFMILGERLGKDLLYKYIDAYGFGAKTGIDVNFEETGIKMPIKKVGPVELANIAFGQGIVVTPIQMVSTYAAIANNGKMVKPRLVKSIVTTDKDGNITDKKDVKQVVEKQVISEDVAKKMRGYLESVISIGGGHKAYVEGYRIGGKTGTAQKAMNGSYVHGKYVASFVGIAPIDNPKFVVYVSIDEPDPSKYYAGQIVAPVAGQIFKDLFISLNIPPDNSAKSSIDVIVPNVSGLSKSQAINKLKSDGFTVEAKGEGNVVSDMLPRPGMSVKAGSKIILYMGSSGNYNDKVVVPDLTGKDDKEASDILKSVGLKIKPNGEGMVTDQKPEPGQEVKKGTTIDVDFEMYLD from the coding sequence TTGGGAGGGATCAATAATTCAAATATTAACCTGACTGTAAGGAAAAGGTTGGTATTGCTTTTTATAATAATATTTTTTATTATGTTTGCACTGATCGTGAGGCTCGGATGGATACAATTAGTACGCGGGCGCGAACTTTATAACCTTGCCAATGAGCAGTGGACAAATGACGTCAAAATAGATGCCAAGAGAGGAAAGATACTCGATAGAAACGGTGCGGAACTTGCGGTAAGCGCAAGTTGCGAACGTGTCGACGTCTTTATGAAGGATGTTTTAAATGCAGAAAAGGAAAATAAAGACATAAAACAGCAGATAGCGAGCAAACTTTCAGAAATACTTGGAGACAAAGAGGAGGATTTGCTAAAACTTCTCAATAAAAAATTGTCCAATGGAAATCCCATTAATAGTGTCACTATAAAAAGGAGAATAGATGACAGCCAGGCAAAGAAGATAAGAGAGCTGGATCTTCCCGGTATTGTGATATCGGATGACTCAAAGCGATATTATCCCAACGGCAACCTTCTTTCACAGGTGCTCGGATTTACGAATATAGACGGGGATGGACAGGAAGGCGTTGAACTCAAATATGATAAGGAACTCAAAGGCACACCCGGCAGAATCATAATGGAGGCGGATTTGTACAGAAGGCAGCTTCCCTATAATATATCGAAATATATAGATCCTATTGATGGTAAAGATATCCAACTTACTATAGATGAAAGTGTGCAGCTATATGTAGAAAAAGCCATAGAAGATGCTTTGGTTGTCAATAAGGCAAAAGCTGTCACGGCTATTGTAATGGACCCGTCTACAGGAGATATACTTGCGATGGCGAGCAAGCCGGATTTTAATCCGAACGACCCCAGGAATATGGGAAATCTTACAGATTTTAAAGAGGTTCAAAAGCTATGGAACAACAGGGCTGTGACATTTACATACGAACCTGGGTCCATATTCAAAGTGGTTACGGCAACCGCAGCATTAAGCGAGGGAAAAGTAAGCGACAACGATAGGTTTGTATGTAACGGAAGCAAAACTGTTGCAGGTACGACGATGCACTGCTGGAAATATGGAGGCCATGGAGTTCAGACTTTTGCCCAGATAATACAGAATTCCTGCAATGTAGGTTTCATGATCCTTGGGGAAAGGCTGGGGAAAGATTTATTATATAAATATATCGATGCATATGGCTTTGGTGCGAAAACAGGAATAGATGTGAATTTTGAAGAAACGGGAATCAAGATGCCCATTAAAAAAGTAGGGCCTGTTGAACTTGCAAATATAGCTTTCGGACAGGGAATAGTCGTTACTCCGATTCAGATGGTATCGACATATGCGGCCATAGCCAATAACGGCAAAATGGTTAAACCACGTCTCGTGAAGAGCATTGTTACAACCGACAAAGATGGAAACATTACCGATAAAAAAGATGTGAAACAGGTTGTAGAAAAACAAGTAATAAGCGAAGATGTCGCAAAAAAAATGAGGGGATACCTTGAGTCGGTAATCAGCATAGGTGGAGGCCATAAAGCATATGTTGAGGGATACAGAATAGGGGGCAAAACCGGTACGGCGCAGAAAGCCATGAACGGATCTTATGTACATGGGAAGTATGTGGCATCATTTGTAGGCATAGCACCTATCGATAACCCTAAGTTTGTCGTTTATGTATCAATAGATGAGCCTGATCCTTCAAAGTATTATGCCGGCCAGATAGTTGCACCTGTGGCAGGACAGATTTTTAAGGATTTATTTATAAGTTTGAATATACCTCCTGATAATAGTGCAAAATCATCAATAGATGTAATAGTTCCCAATGTATCGGGATTATCAAAGAGTCAGGCAATAAACAAACTTAAGAGCGATGGTTTCACAGTTGAAGCAAAAGGCGAGGGAAATGTAGTCTCGGATATGCTGCCAAGGCCTGGAATGTCAGTGAAGGCAGGCTCCAAAATAATACTTTACATGGGAAGTAGCGGGAATTATAATGATAAAGTGGTTGTGCCGGACTTAACAGGGAAAGATGATAAAGAGGCATCCGATATTTTAAAATCCGTAGGATTGAAAATCAAACCCAATGGTGAGGGAATGGTTACGGATCAAAAACCGGAGCCCGGTCAGGAAGTAAAAAAGGGAACAACCATAGATGTTGATTTTGAAATGTATTTAGATTAA
- the mraY gene encoding phospho-N-acetylmuramoyl-pentapeptide-transferase: protein MNRIIYSILISAFAGLILGPVIIPILKVLKFGQNIREDGPRSHLKKSGTPTMGGILIILTIILSTIIVNGKFDSIYAIAMITTLGYGLIGLLDDSIGIIKKRSLGLRPYQKIISQFIFAVILAYYAYNNPLIGSKLLVPFTGNYIDLGMWYMPFTVFVIIGTTNSVNLTDGLDGLASSVTMVVLLFFVFVCLSLNKDELAVLAAAGAGGCLGFLRYNSYPAQVFMGDTGSLALGGLIAALSVLTGLTLYLPIAGIIYVVEALSVILQVASYKLTGKRIFKMSPLHHHFELSGWNESKIVSVFGIVTVLFCLVGLLGLL, encoded by the coding sequence ATGAACAGAATTATTTATTCGATATTAATAAGCGCATTTGCCGGGTTGATTCTTGGCCCGGTGATAATACCTATTTTGAAAGTACTGAAGTTCGGGCAGAACATAAGAGAAGATGGTCCGAGATCACATTTGAAAAAGTCCGGAACACCCACGATGGGCGGGATTTTAATAATATTGACTATAATATTATCCACGATAATCGTAAATGGAAAATTCGACAGCATATATGCAATAGCCATGATAACCACACTGGGGTACGGGCTTATAGGTCTTCTTGACGACAGCATAGGAATAATCAAAAAAAGATCCCTTGGACTAAGGCCGTATCAAAAAATAATAAGCCAGTTTATTTTTGCTGTTATACTCGCATATTATGCATATAATAACCCTTTGATAGGAAGCAAACTTTTGGTACCGTTTACCGGAAACTATATCGATTTGGGAATGTGGTACATGCCGTTTACGGTATTTGTAATAATAGGAACTACAAACAGCGTCAACCTTACAGACGGACTTGACGGTTTGGCGTCATCGGTTACAATGGTCGTACTATTATTTTTTGTTTTTGTATGTCTGTCGCTTAATAAGGATGAACTTGCGGTTTTAGCTGCCGCAGGAGCAGGAGGGTGCCTTGGATTTTTAAGGTATAATTCCTATCCAGCCCAGGTATTTATGGGCGATACCGGATCTTTGGCATTAGGAGGCTTGATAGCTGCGCTTTCCGTATTAACCGGATTGACGCTATATCTGCCTATAGCCGGAATAATATATGTCGTAGAGGCGCTTTCAGTAATATTACAGGTAGCTTCATACAAACTAACCGGCAAAAGAATTTTTAAAATGAGTCCCCTGCACCATCACTTTGAACTTTCAGGATGGAATGAAAGCAAGATTGTATCGGTTTTTGGAATAGTTACGGTGTTGTTCTGCTTGGTAGGATTATTAGGGCTTTTATAA
- a CDS encoding UDP-N-acetylmuramoyl-L-alanyl-D-glutamate--2,6-diaminopimelate ligase: MNLSELIADLNNAKVRGPIDIDITGIAYDSRQVEMGNIFVCICGFKTDGHKYIQDAVKKGAAAVLVQNDIPYHEGITFVKVDDTRKALAIISAAYFCYPSKKLKLIGVTGTNGKTTTTYMIKSILEQQGYKVGLIGTISNIIGDKKIESKRTTPESYDLQKMFYKMAGLHTDYCVMEVSSHSLALERVYGCFFNVGIFTNLTRDHLDFHKTFENYLNAKVKLFNQSKIAAVNIDDNYSDDVIKKIKIPVASYSVNNKADVTACDIEITSTFSIFKINYKEESIKVNLPLPGRFNVYNALAAASACIYEGVPLSTIKKGLESIKGIPGRSEVIKSDKGFTVIIDYAHTPDGLLNILNTVKEYVKGHIITVFGCGGDRDKTKRPIMGEIAGRLSDFCMVTSDNPRSEDPDAIIDDILPGIKKATHDYKVIADRKEAIKEAIGLAKADDVVVIAGKGHETYQILKDKTIHFDEREIVRDILKSAN, from the coding sequence ATGAATCTATCTGAATTGATTGCTGATTTAAATAATGCCAAGGTAAGAGGTCCCATTGATATCGATATAACGGGCATCGCTTACGATTCAAGGCAGGTTGAGATGGGTAATATTTTTGTATGCATTTGCGGATTTAAAACCGATGGACACAAATATATCCAGGATGCTGTAAAAAAAGGTGCAGCCGCGGTACTAGTCCAAAATGATATACCATATCATGAAGGAATAACATTTGTAAAGGTCGATGATACAAGGAAGGCACTTGCCATAATATCCGCCGCATATTTCTGCTACCCTTCCAAAAAGTTGAAACTTATTGGCGTGACAGGTACGAATGGCAAGACGACGACCACATATATGATAAAATCGATACTGGAGCAGCAGGGTTATAAAGTTGGACTTATAGGAACCATTTCAAATATAATAGGCGATAAAAAAATTGAATCCAAGAGGACGACGCCTGAATCATATGACCTTCAAAAAATGTTTTATAAGATGGCTGGTTTACACACCGACTATTGTGTGATGGAAGTATCTTCACATTCATTAGCACTGGAGAGGGTATACGGATGCTTTTTTAATGTAGGGATATTTACAAATTTAACAAGGGATCATCTGGATTTCCATAAAACATTTGAAAACTATCTGAATGCCAAGGTAAAGCTTTTTAACCAATCAAAGATTGCCGCTGTTAATATTGATGACAACTACAGCGATGATGTAATTAAAAAAATAAAAATACCTGTAGCCAGTTATTCTGTGAATAATAAGGCTGATGTGACGGCGTGCGATATTGAGATCACATCGACGTTTTCAATTTTCAAAATAAATTATAAGGAAGAGAGCATAAAAGTCAATTTGCCTCTACCTGGGAGGTTCAATGTCTACAACGCCCTGGCGGCAGCATCTGCCTGCATATATGAAGGCGTTCCATTAAGCACGATAAAAAAGGGGCTCGAAAGCATTAAGGGAATACCAGGAAGATCCGAAGTAATAAAAAGTGATAAGGGTTTTACAGTTATAATCGATTATGCGCATACACCTGACGGACTTTTGAATATATTAAATACTGTAAAAGAATATGTAAAAGGGCATATCATCACTGTGTTCGGATGCGGAGGAGACAGGGATAAAACCAAAAGGCCGATTATGGGCGAGATCGCAGGCAGGCTTTCGGATTTTTGCATGGTGACTTCAGACAATCCAAGATCCGAAGACCCAGATGCCATAATAGATGACATTTTGCCGGGAATAAAAAAGGCAACGCATGATTATAAGGTGATCGCAGACAGAAAAGAAGCGATAAAAGAGGCAATAGGGCTTGCTAAAGCAGATGATGTCGTAGTGATAGCAGGCAAGGGACATGAGACGTATCAGATTCTTAAGGATAAAACGATACACTTTGATGAAAGAGAGATTGTAAGAGATATTTTAAAATCAGCTAACTAG
- the mraZ gene encoding division/cell wall cluster transcriptional repressor MraZ gives MFIGEYQHSIDSKNRIIVPSKFRDELGEKFVITKGLDSCLYAYPMGEWANLEQKLKALPLTSKDARAFVRFIFSGASDCELDKQGRFVIPANLLEYANIKKDVVTIGVATRFEIWSRENWEQYNNSNIDFDEIADKMSQLGI, from the coding sequence ATGTTCATAGGCGAGTACCAGCATTCTATTGATAGCAAAAATAGAATAATAGTACCATCAAAATTCAGGGATGAATTAGGGGAAAAATTCGTCATAACAAAAGGACTGGATAGTTGTTTGTATGCATATCCTATGGGTGAATGGGCAAACTTGGAGCAGAAACTGAAAGCTTTGCCGCTTACAAGCAAAGATGCAAGAGCCTTTGTAAGATTTATTTTTTCCGGGGCAAGTGATTGTGAACTCGATAAGCAGGGCAGGTTTGTAATTCCTGCTAACCTTTTGGAATATGCGAATATAAAAAAGGATGTCGTAACTATCGGTGTGGCAACAAGATTTGAGATATGGAGCAGGGAAAATTGGGAACAATACAATAATTCAAATATCGATTTTGATGAGATTGCCGATAAAATGTCACAGCTTGGAATATAG
- the murA gene encoding UDP-N-acetylglucosamine 1-carboxyvinyltransferase yields MGKYIINGGRRLQGQLRVSGAKNSVLPIFAATILSGRESVIYNCPVLKDAEIMIEILRSLGCKVKREGKVVTVDSSGDMGYKVPDELVRKTRSSIVLLGALVSRVKKAIICFPGGCDIGPRPIDLHLKGLEKLGVRVEEHNGYIYCEADEIKGSKIHLDYPSVGATENILLAAVYAKGTTIIANAAKEPEIVDLQNFLNKIGANIEGAGTDNIIIEGVKHLTSGEHTIIPDRIVAGTYLIAAAATGGSVNLVDVNIEHIRPIIFKLKESGCTFKTYGNMAYMVAPERVKALDIVRTLPYPGFPTDIQAPLMSLLSIADGTSMIIETVFENRFKHVDDLVSMGADIRVDGRIAVVKGKRNLTGTEVSAKDLRGGAALVIAGLCAEGRTIVDNTEHIDRGYENLNLSLLQLGADITKE; encoded by the coding sequence TTGGGTAAATATATTATAAATGGCGGAAGAAGGCTCCAGGGTCAATTAAGAGTAAGCGGAGCAAAGAATTCTGTTCTTCCCATCTTTGCAGCTACGATTTTAAGCGGCAGGGAAAGTGTTATATATAATTGTCCTGTTTTAAAAGATGCCGAAATAATGATTGAAATATTAAGATCCTTGGGTTGTAAAGTAAAGAGAGAGGGTAAAGTAGTTACGGTAGATTCATCGGGTGATATGGGCTATAAAGTGCCTGATGAACTGGTTCGAAAGACACGCTCATCCATTGTCTTGCTGGGAGCGCTCGTATCAAGAGTAAAAAAAGCAATAATTTGTTTTCCCGGAGGCTGTGATATTGGACCAAGGCCTATAGATCTGCATTTAAAAGGCCTTGAAAAATTAGGCGTAAGAGTGGAGGAGCATAACGGCTATATCTACTGTGAAGCAGACGAAATCAAGGGTTCTAAAATACATTTGGATTATCCAAGTGTGGGCGCTACTGAAAATATATTGCTTGCAGCGGTGTATGCAAAAGGTACAACCATAATAGCAAATGCCGCCAAAGAGCCGGAAATAGTCGATCTTCAAAATTTTTTAAATAAGATTGGAGCTAATATAGAGGGTGCTGGAACCGATAATATAATAATTGAGGGCGTAAAACATTTAACAAGCGGTGAACACACTATAATACCTGATAGAATAGTCGCCGGGACATACTTGATTGCAGCGGCGGCAACCGGCGGAAGCGTTAATCTTGTTGATGTTAATATTGAACATATACGTCCCATTATATTTAAATTAAAAGAAAGCGGCTGTACATTCAAGACTTATGGCAACATGGCATATATGGTGGCGCCTGAGCGCGTTAAGGCATTAGATATAGTAAGGACATTGCCTTATCCAGGATTTCCTACGGACATACAGGCACCTTTGATGTCGCTTTTATCTATTGCCGATGGAACATCCATGATAATCGAGACGGTATTTGAAAACAGGTTTAAACATGTTGATGACCTCGTATCCATGGGTGCGGATATCAGAGTTGATGGTAGAATAGCAGTCGTAAAGGGCAAGAGGAATCTTACAGGGACGGAAGTTTCGGCAAAAGATTTAAGAGGCGGAGCGGCTCTCGTTATCGCCGGATTATGTGCAGAAGGCAGGACAATTGTCGATAATACGGAACATATAGACAGAGGCTACGAAAACTTAAATTTATCTTTGCTGCAATTGGGAGCAGATATAACAAAAGAATAG
- a CDS encoding aspartyl-phosphate phosphatase Spo0E family protein: MLLRDIESLKERLYAAMDNNNNSEVYAISLKLDLLIVKYYKESANVKGSNINVAIRP; this comes from the coding sequence ATGTTATTGCGCGATATAGAGAGTCTTAAAGAAAGATTGTATGCAGCAATGGATAACAATAACAACAGTGAAGTCTATGCGATTAGTTTAAAGCTTGATTTGCTTATAGTAAAATATTATAAAGAGAGTGCGAATGTAAAGGGTTCGAATATAAATGTTGCCATAAGGCCTTAA
- the ychF gene encoding redox-regulated ATPase YchF, with protein MKLGIVGLPNVGKSTLFNAITKAGAEAANYPFCTIEPNVGVVAVPDKRLDVLTDMYKPKKTTPTSIEFVDIAGLVKGASKGEGLGNKFLSHIREVDAVVHVVRCFKDDDVVHVEGNIDPVRDIEIVNLELIFSDLEIIDKRLEKTKRVYRAGEKKLYNELDILERIKKALESGLPARSVQFTEDEQPFVKELFLLTSKPVLYVCNISEDDLSSNVDENEYVKKVREYAQKEKSGSIVICAKIEEEIAALDEDEKKEFLSGYGLEESGLDKLIKESYKLLGLISFLTGGSDEVRAWTVVKGTKAPQAAGKVHSDMERGFIRAEVIPYDLLAKTGSEAAAKEKGLVRSEGKDYVMQDGDVVYFRFNV; from the coding sequence ATGAAACTTGGAATCGTAGGATTGCCTAACGTGGGCAAGAGCACTCTTTTTAATGCGATTACTAAAGCCGGGGCAGAAGCTGCAAATTATCCTTTTTGTACCATAGAACCTAATGTCGGCGTAGTGGCTGTGCCCGATAAAAGATTAGATGTACTTACAGACATGTACAAACCAAAAAAAACAACCCCAACTTCCATTGAATTTGTAGATATCGCCGGGCTCGTCAAGGGGGCCAGTAAGGGAGAGGGATTAGGAAATAAATTTCTTTCGCACATAAGAGAAGTTGATGCTGTCGTACACGTAGTCAGATGCTTTAAAGATGATGATGTCGTCCACGTCGAGGGGAATATAGATCCTGTAAGGGATATAGAAATAGTCAATCTCGAGTTGATTTTTTCAGACCTTGAAATTATAGATAAAAGGCTCGAAAAAACTAAAAGAGTATACCGGGCCGGTGAAAAAAAATTATACAATGAACTCGATATACTGGAAAGAATAAAAAAAGCCCTTGAAAGCGGCCTTCCAGCCAGAAGTGTTCAGTTCACCGAGGATGAGCAGCCATTTGTAAAAGAGCTGTTCTTATTAACTTCAAAACCGGTTCTTTACGTATGCAATATTTCTGAAGATGATTTATCTTCCAATGTTGATGAAAATGAATATGTAAAAAAAGTACGCGAATACGCACAAAAGGAAAAATCCGGATCCATAGTCATCTGTGCAAAGATTGAAGAAGAGATAGCCGCACTCGACGAAGATGAAAAGAAAGAGTTTCTTTCAGGATATGGCTTGGAAGAGTCCGGACTTGATAAACTTATAAAAGAGAGCTATAAGCTTCTCGGTTTAATCAGCTTTTTAACGGGAGGGTCCGACGAAGTTAGAGCTTGGACAGTCGTTAAAGGGACAAAAGCTCCGCAGGCTGCCGGAAAAGTTCATTCAGACATGGAAAGAGGCTTTATAAGAGCCGAGGTCATACCATATGATTTGCTGGCTAAAACTGGAAGTGAAGCGGCTGCAAAAGAAAAAGGTCTTGTACGCTCTGAAGGCAAAGATTATGTAATGCAGGACGGAGATGTCGTTTATTTTAGATTCAATGTTTAG
- the rsmH gene encoding 16S rRNA (cytosine(1402)-N(4))-methyltransferase RsmH, whose amino-acid sequence MEFLHVPVMLRETIDNLVWKPDGIYVDGTIGGAGHSIEILKRLNDKGRLIGIDRDINAINASYGRLNEYKDRVILVHSKFSNIKNVLKDNGVDKVDGVLLDLGVSSPQLDDAKRGFSYMNNAPLDMRMDSDSSITAGFIVNNYTKEQLKDIITNYGEERWASRISEFIVNEREKHPITTTFELVDIIKKAIPSSARRRGPHPAKRTFQAIRIAVNGELDEISNAIPDIIDVLNKDGRLCIITFHSLEDRIVKNSFKKYENPCTCPPDFPVCVCNKKPVIKVITKKPITPGETELNENPRARSAKLRVAQKL is encoded by the coding sequence ATGGAGTTTTTACATGTACCTGTGATGCTGAGAGAGACAATAGACAATTTAGTATGGAAACCTGATGGCATATATGTAGATGGAACTATCGGAGGTGCCGGTCATTCTATTGAAATATTGAAAAGACTGAACGATAAGGGCAGGTTAATAGGCATAGACCGTGACATAAACGCTATAAACGCGTCATATGGCAGATTAAACGAATATAAAGACAGAGTGATTTTAGTACACAGCAAGTTTAGCAATATTAAAAATGTGCTTAAAGATAATGGCGTCGATAAGGTCGATGGGGTATTGCTGGATCTCGGTGTATCTTCACCTCAGCTGGATGATGCCAAAAGGGGCTTCAGTTATATGAATAATGCGCCTTTGGATATGAGGATGGATAGCGATTCGTCAATTACAGCAGGATTTATCGTCAATAACTATACCAAGGAGCAGCTTAAGGATATCATTACAAATTACGGGGAAGAAAGATGGGCTTCAAGGATTTCAGAATTTATAGTAAATGAAAGGGAAAAACATCCGATAACAACTACTTTTGAACTCGTGGATATAATAAAAAAAGCCATACCTTCTTCGGCAAGGAGAAGAGGCCCTCATCCGGCGAAAAGGACATTTCAGGCAATAAGAATAGCAGTAAACGGGGAATTGGATGAAATAAGTAATGCGATACCGGATATTATCGACGTTTTAAATAAAGATGGAAGATTATGCATTATTACATTTCATTCACTGGAAGACAGAATAGTAAAAAACTCTTTTAAGAAATACGAGAATCCATGTACATGTCCTCCTGATTTTCCTGTTTGCGTATGCAATAAAAAGCCTGTTATCAAAGTGATTACTAAAAAGCCGATTACACCGGGCGAGACAGAATTGAATGAGAACCCGAGAGCCAGAAGTGCAAAACTAAGAGTTGCTCAAAAGCTGTGA